A genome region from Akkermansiaceae bacterium includes the following:
- a CDS encoding DUF1553 domain-containing protein, which yields MRQATIPIWKSFPVALLALASTAPAAGPDFNREVRPILSENCFLCHGQDPEHRGGELRLDIREEAIAARDDGAAIVPGDPDKSQMLRRILSTDPDMMMPPPKAHLPPLKPEQIAILESWIKNGAEYQPHWAFVPPVKAETRGNPVDGFVRAGLLEKGLSPSPPAPPETQVRRLHLDLTGLPPTPAEVDSFLADSSPDRWEKRIRTLMDSPHFAERMAMPWLDAARYSDTHGFSIDDHRDMWGWRDWVIDAFRKNQPYDQFVTEQLAGDLIPGATPDQIAATGFLRNSMNTHEGGTIEEEYRVAYAIDKVDAVATSMLGLTMKCAQCHDHKYDPISQKDYYRFFAFFNSSTESGKGATNASSPPVIEYRSPLGDGGMAGVGKRISELQYLRSHPSAEIVAARESWEATATAPRELLDIPRPERTHDHWKALNEAFIKAGGPLAGLAGITLKTIDVEIGVLEKEIKRGKTTVMVMDHKPGLRKTHILGRGAYDQPGEEVTAGTPSALPAIGGEGEATRLDLARWVTDAENPLTARVAVNRLWQMIFGRGIVETAGDFGNQGSWPTHPELLDWLAVDLVENGWDLRSTLMTILSSETYRQSAVATAEMLEKDPRCELLSRSPRSRLAAEIIRDQALALSGLLNPTLGGPGVHPPQPDLWSEISHFGYQHPFTAQIFLPGSGDSLYRRSIYTFWKRTSPPPSMAIFDAPTRETCAVIRSNTNTPLQALVLMNEPQYVEAAVAFGRRMIAEGGANRAGYGFRMATGREPTAEELSLLAEALEKHHARYEKDPAAAKLLVGAENPELAAHAMLASILLNLDELINRP from the coding sequence ATGAGACAGGCCACCATCCCCATCTGGAAAAGCTTTCCCGTAGCCTTGCTTGCGCTCGCTTCCACGGCGCCGGCCGCCGGGCCGGATTTCAACCGCGAGGTGCGCCCCATCCTTTCGGAAAACTGTTTCCTCTGCCACGGGCAGGATCCGGAGCATCGCGGCGGGGAACTGCGCCTCGACATCCGCGAGGAGGCGATCGCAGCGCGCGATGACGGGGCGGCCATCGTTCCCGGGGATCCGGACAAGAGCCAGATGCTGCGCCGCATCCTCTCCACCGATCCGGACATGATGATGCCGCCGCCCAAGGCGCACCTGCCGCCGCTGAAGCCGGAACAGATCGCAATCCTCGAAAGCTGGATCAAGAACGGCGCGGAGTACCAGCCGCACTGGGCCTTCGTGCCCCCGGTCAAGGCGGAGACCCGGGGAAATCCCGTGGACGGATTTGTCCGCGCCGGCCTCCTGGAAAAAGGCCTCAGTCCCAGCCCGCCCGCGCCACCGGAGACGCAGGTGCGGCGCCTGCACCTGGACCTGACAGGCTTGCCGCCGACACCTGCGGAAGTCGATTCCTTCCTTGCGGACAGCTCGCCGGATCGCTGGGAAAAACGGATCCGCACCCTGATGGACTCGCCGCATTTCGCGGAGCGCATGGCGATGCCGTGGCTGGATGCCGCCCGCTACTCGGACACCCATGGATTCTCCATCGACGATCACCGCGACATGTGGGGCTGGCGCGACTGGGTGATCGACGCGTTCCGGAAAAACCAACCCTACGACCAATTCGTCACCGAGCAGCTCGCCGGAGACCTCATTCCCGGCGCCACCCCGGATCAGATCGCGGCCACCGGCTTTCTCCGCAACAGCATGAACACCCACGAGGGCGGCACCATCGAGGAGGAATACCGCGTGGCCTACGCGATCGACAAGGTCGATGCGGTGGCGACCTCCATGCTCGGACTGACGATGAAGTGCGCCCAGTGCCACGACCACAAATACGACCCGATCTCGCAGAAGGATTACTACCGCTTCTTCGCATTTTTCAACAGCTCCACGGAGAGCGGCAAGGGCGCGACGAACGCCAGCTCGCCGCCTGTCATCGAATACCGGTCGCCGCTCGGCGATGGCGGGATGGCCGGCGTGGGCAAAAGGATCTCCGAGCTGCAATATCTCCGCTCCCATCCCTCGGCGGAAATCGTCGCCGCCCGCGAATCCTGGGAGGCCACCGCCACCGCTCCGCGAGAGCTGTTAGATATCCCGCGCCCGGAGCGCACCCACGATCACTGGAAGGCGCTCAACGAGGCCTTCATCAAGGCCGGTGGCCCGCTGGCGGGCCTGGCAGGCATCACGCTAAAGACCATCGATGTGGAGATCGGCGTGCTGGAAAAGGAGATCAAGCGCGGCAAGACCACGGTGATGGTCATGGATCACAAGCCCGGCCTCCGCAAGACGCACATCCTTGGGCGCGGCGCCTACGACCAGCCGGGCGAGGAGGTCACGGCCGGCACACCATCGGCGCTTCCGGCGATCGGCGGGGAAGGGGAGGCGACCCGGCTCGATCTCGCCCGCTGGGTCACTGACGCGGAGAATCCGCTCACGGCCCGCGTCGCGGTGAACCGGCTTTGGCAGATGATCTTCGGGCGCGGCATCGTCGAGACGGCAGGCGATTTCGGGAACCAGGGATCATGGCCCACGCATCCGGAGTTGCTCGATTGGCTGGCTGTGGATCTTGTGGAAAACGGCTGGGATCTGCGCAGCACCCTGATGACCATCCTGAGCTCGGAAACCTATCGCCAGTCCGCCGTTGCCACTGCGGAAATGCTGGAGAAGGATCCGCGCTGCGAGTTGCTTTCCCGCTCGCCGCGCTCGCGCCTTGCGGCGGAGATCATCCGCGATCAGGCGCTCGCCCTCAGCGGCCTGCTCAATCCCACGCTCGGCGGGCCCGGGGTGCATCCGCCACAGCCGGATCTGTGGAGCGAGATCAGCCACTTCGGTTACCAGCATCCCTTCACGGCCCAGATATTCCTGCCGGGCAGCGGAGATTCGCTTTACCGCCGCAGCATCTACACATTTTGGAAACGCACCTCGCCGCCTCCGTCCATGGCCATTTTCGATGCGCCCACGCGTGAGACCTGCGCGGTGATACGCAGCAATACGAACACCCCCTTGCAGGCGCTCGTCCTGATGAACGAGCCGCAATACGTGGAGGCCGCCGTGGCCTTCGGGCGGCGCATGATCGCGGAGGGCGGGGCAAACCGCGCCGGCTACGGCTTCCGGATGGCGACCGGGCGCGAGCCGACGGCGGAGGAGCTTTCCCTGCTGGCTGAGGCGCTGGAAAAACATCATGCCCGCTATGAAAAGGATCCCGCCGCCGCGAAGCTCCTCGTCGGCGCAGAAAATCCGGAACTCGCCGCCCACGCGATGCTCGCCTCCATCCTCCTCAACCTCGACGAACTCATCAACAGGCCATGA